One Desulfohalobium retbaense DSM 5692 DNA segment encodes these proteins:
- a CDS encoding IS3 family transposase (programmed frameshift): MPPHLPKQMKEAAVHQALTGHSTTKQIAKEYGVGLSSLNRWIKNAKNSGAPGMAQKEKRPKDWTREERLNALLEAAKLSDEELGAWCRQKGLHTHHLEKWRKELAQEQPSAEKTTSKQLKKEIKELKSELNRKDKALAETSALLVLKKKSRCNLGGQRGRLIPPEMKKYAITLIDEACRAGARMKKACEILGISVRSLQRWRQPETIEDKRKGSSIFPSNKISEIERQRILKVLSSAEFRDKTPHQIVAELADQGKYLASEASMYRILKEVGQNTHRQDSSPKKHQKPTELVATDANQIWTWDITYLPSATKGSFFYLYMVMDLYSRKVVAWQVHDREDATLASEVIREACYQEGVAREQLVLHSDNGSPMKGATMLATLQQLGVMPSFSRPHVSNDNPYSESLFKTLKYRPWYPHRPFQCVSEAREWVEGFVQWYNFEHRHSKLEYVTPNERHTGQDKDILANRRAVYQRARQKQPERWSGQTRQWATTAAVTLNKHRTSKAEKSAA, from the exons ATGCCTCCTCATCTTCCCAAGCAAATGAAAGAAGCAGCGGTGCATCAAGCGTTGACGGGACACAGCACCACAAAGCAAATTGCAAAGGAGTACGGAGTCGGGCTTTCCTCTCTAAATCGCTGGATCAAAAATGCAAAAAACTCAGGAGCCCCTGGCATGGCCCAGAAAGAAAAACGCCCCAAAGATTGGACCAGGGAAGAGCGACTCAATGCCCTTCTCGAAGCGGCTAAGCTCTCTGATGAAGAACTTGGGGCGTGGTGTAGGCAAAAAGGACTACACACCCACCATCTGGAAAAATGGCGCAAAGAACTTGCCCAAGAACAACCTAGCGCCGAAAAGACAACATCCAAACAACTGAAAAAAGAGATCAAAGAACTCAAAAGCGAATTAAATCGAAAAGATAAGGCCCTTGCTGAAACCAGCGCCTTGTTGGTGCTGA AAAAAAAAAGCCGATGCAATCTGGGGGGACAAAGAGGACGATTGATACCCCCTGAAATGAAGAAGTATGCGATTACCTTGATAGACGAGGCTTGTAGGGCTGGAGCCAGAATGAAAAAAGCCTGTGAAATATTAGGCATTTCAGTCAGATCTCTCCAGCGCTGGCGGCAGCCTGAAACAATCGAGGACAAGCGTAAAGGCTCCAGTATATTCCCAAGCAATAAGATCAGCGAAATAGAGCGGCAAAGGATCTTAAAAGTTCTGAGCAGTGCAGAATTCAGGGATAAAACACCTCACCAGATTGTTGCCGAGTTGGCGGATCAAGGAAAATACCTTGCTTCTGAGGCCTCCATGTACCGCATATTAAAAGAAGTCGGCCAAAATACACATAGGCAAGACTCAAGCCCCAAGAAGCATCAAAAGCCAACAGAGCTTGTTGCTACAGATGCTAATCAGATCTGGACTTGGGACATCACGTATTTACCAAGTGCAACCAAGGGCAGCTTTTTCTATCTCTACATGGTCATGGACCTTTACAGCAGAAAAGTCGTAGCTTGGCAGGTGCATGACAGAGAGGATGCGACACTTGCTAGCGAAGTGATCCGCGAAGCTTGCTACCAGGAAGGCGTGGCCCGGGAACAGCTTGTTCTGCACTCGGACAACGGCTCGCCCATGAAAGGAGCCACGATGTTGGCCACCTTGCAGCAACTGGGCGTCATGCCCTCGTTTTCCAGGCCCCACGTTAGCAATGACAACCCCTATTCGGAATCTTTGTTCAAGACCCTGAAATACCGCCCTTGGTATCCCCACAGGCCGTTTCAATGCGTGAGCGAGGCCAGAGAATGGGTGGAAGGCTTTGTGCAGTGGTATAACTTTGAACACCGGCACAGTAAGCTGGAATATGTCACTCCAAACGAGCGGCATACAGGGCAGGACAAAGACATTCTGGCCAATCGTCGGGCCGTATATCAAAGAGCAAGGCAAAAACAGCCTGAGAGGTGGTCTGGACAGACCAGGCAATGGGCTACGACGGCAGCGGTCACCCTAAATAAACACAGAACCTCTAAAGCGGAAAAGTCTGCAGCCTAG
- a CDS encoding double zinc ribbon domain-containing protein, giving the protein MGHFIFIMLHLIAVLFGFVFLIITIPLHLIYSSTNKFTKAKNSAFDYSSNNGVYAECPFCKQKINKDASKCPYCQEWVINDGQKPKIVDSRGRRVKVCPHCGRKNKDDDYICMSCSKPI; this is encoded by the coding sequence ATGGGTCATTTTATTTTTATCATGCTACACCTCATTGCTGTCCTTTTTGGTTTTGTATTTTTGATAATTACAATACCGTTGCACCTTATCTATTCCTCAACAAATAAATTCACTAAAGCAAAAAACTCTGCGTTTGATTATTCATCAAATAATGGTGTTTATGCTGAATGCCCTTTTTGTAAGCAAAAGATCAATAAGGATGCTTCAAAATGTCCGTATTGCCAAGAATGGGTTATTAATGATGGTCAAAAACCAAAAATAGTTGATAGTAGAGGTAGAAGGGTTAAGGTATGTCCCCACTGTGGCAGGAAAAACAAAGATGATGATTATATATGTATGTCTTGTAGTAAGCCTATATAG
- a CDS encoding tyrosine-type recombinase/integrase has product MSIAPAVPQSSPAIFQTGKLKIKYLMPDELQRLTDTWRKWFDASPTPTKRRIRGRHWLIFLTLRHTGARLGEVLQIRDDFDINTRESEIRVTTLKRGTGEKRLVPVVPELISEIASYLMDYPEIRGKLFSLDASNFRKRFYDLADQAGMLEEEYMDGRRELFPHPHTLRHTRAMELLSAGVPVTAVQDLLGHSSLLTTAQYLRLSGQDVKNTLRSRGL; this is encoded by the coding sequence ATGAGCATTGCCCCAGCCGTTCCCCAGTCCTCGCCGGCCATCTTTCAGACCGGGAAACTCAAAATCAAATACCTCATGCCCGACGAGCTGCAACGGCTCACGGACACCTGGCGCAAATGGTTCGATGCCTCCCCGACACCGACCAAACGACGAATCCGGGGCCGGCACTGGCTCATATTTTTGACCTTGCGCCATACCGGGGCCAGGCTCGGTGAAGTGCTACAGATCCGCGACGATTTCGACATCAACACCCGGGAATCCGAGATCAGGGTCACAACCCTTAAACGCGGAACCGGCGAGAAACGCCTGGTACCAGTTGTCCCGGAACTCATCAGCGAGATCGCCAGCTATCTCATGGACTACCCCGAGATCCGGGGGAAACTATTCAGCCTGGATGCGTCGAATTTTCGAAAACGGTTTTATGATTTGGCTGATCAGGCAGGGATGTTGGAGGAGGAGTATATGGATGGGCGACGTGAGCTTTTTCCACACCCACACACCTTGCGCCACACTAGGGCCATGGAGTTATTGAGTGCCGGAGTGCCGGTCACGGCGGTACAGGATTTGTTGGGACATTCCAGTCTGCTTACGACTGCGCAATATCTTCGACTGTCCGGGCAGGACGTGAAGAATACATTGCGCAGCAGGGGGCTATAG